One window of the Eucalyptus grandis isolate ANBG69807.140 chromosome 8, ASM1654582v1, whole genome shotgun sequence genome contains the following:
- the LOC104428966 gene encoding peroxidase 5, with protein sequence MASVVAGFHALALVLFVSVSAMAAPPLKVGYYLRTCPLAENIIKQTVFNAVSRNPGMAAGLVRLHFHDCFVRGCDASVLLKSTPGNPAERDHPANNPSLRGFEIIDQAKARLEALCPGTVSCADIVAFAARDSAQFASRNSALFTGGIIYDVPAGRRDGRVSRLPEVTQNLPPPSFNAQQLIANFARKGLSVDEMVTLSGAHSIGISHCSSFSSRLYAFNATHAQDPTLDRAYAAFLKTKCPPPSNKTQPDPTVPLDSITANTLDNKYYIQLLQRRGLLTSDETLYTSPSTSGLVVNNTRNGYTWSWKFAKAMVKMGSIEVLTGNQGEIRKVCSVVN encoded by the exons ATGGCTTCCGTCGTGGCGGGGTTTCACGCGCTCGCGTTGGTTCTCTTTGTATCGGTTTCTGCAATGGCAGCTCCCCCCCTAAAGGTGGGATACTACCTCCGTACTTGCCCGTTGGCAGAAAATATCATCAAGCAAACCGTGTTCAACGCTGTCTCGAGGAACCCTGGGATGGCGGCCGGTCTTGTTCGCCTGCATTTTCACGACTGCTTCGTTAGG GGCTGTGATGCTTCAGTGCTCTTGAAATCAACCCCAGGAAACCCGGCGGAAAGAGATCACCCCGCTAACAACCCTAGCCTCCGAGGGTTTGAAATCATCGACCAGGCCAAGGCCCGGCTCGAAGCCTTGTGCCCTGGGACAGTCTCGTGTGCCGACATCGTCGCCTTTGCTGCCCGTGACAGTGCCCAATTTGCCAGCCGCAACAGTGCCCTATTCACTGGGGGCATAATCTACGACGTCCCTGCTGGCCGCCGCGACGGCCGTGTCTCTCGCCTCCCGGAAGTCACACAGAACCTCCCGCCGCCGAGCTTCAACGCCCAGCAGCTCATTGCCAACTTCGCTAGGAAAGGGCTCTCGGTGGATGAGATGGTGACCCTCTCGGGAGCGCACTCGATCGGAATCTCGCACTGCTCTTCGTTCTCGAGCCGCCTCTACGCGTTCAACGCCACCCACGCCCAAGATCCTACCTTGGACCGTGCGTACGCCGCTTTCCTGAAGACCAAGTGCCCGCCACCGAGCAACAAGACCCAACCGGACCCAACCGTGCCGCTCGATAGCATCACAGCCAACACTCTGGACAACAAGTACTACATTCAGTTGCTGCAGCGCCGCGGCTTGTTGACTTCCGACGAGACGCTGTACACGAGTCCCTCGACTTCGGGGCTGGTCGTGAACAACACGAGGAATGGCTATACTTGGAGCTGGAAGTTCGCCAAGGCAATGGTGAAGATGGGCTCGATCGAAGTGCTCACTGGTAATCAAGGAGAGATCAGGAAGGTGTGCAGTGTCGTGAACTAA